From the genome of Ammospiza caudacuta isolate bAmmCau1 chromosome 12, bAmmCau1.pri, whole genome shotgun sequence:
CCCACAGGGAGATCAGCACGCCCCCGTACCCGCACCAGCAGAGCCCCATATCGGGACCCGCACGGGCATCCCCTACTCTattgggatgggcactgcatCCCCAGCATCCCGCCCAGCATCGCTAAGGGAGGTACCCCAGCACCGGCATCCAGCCGGTTACCGGCATCCCCTCCGCCCCAGGACCGCCCCTCACATGTTCCCCATCCCGCCCACGGCATCCCTTCTGCCCTGGGACCGCCCCCGGCCTGTCCCCATACCGGCACCGGCATCCCCACCCACCCCGCCCCGCCGCTGCCCCCGGCATCCCCCGTCCCACCCCGGGAGCGACACCGCACCCGGCCCTGCACCGTCCCCGGCACGGTCCCTGTCTTCCTCCGCACCACCCCAGCACGGCCCCCGCCGGTACCGCCCCCGGCATCCCCCCGTGACTCCACGGGACCACCCCGGTACCCCCCCGCCGGTAccgcggcgggcgcggccgcACTCACATCGGCGGCAGCGCCGCGGGGGAAGCGGAGGTCGATGACGGCGACGCCGGGCCGTGCGGGCTCGGCCCCCCCGGCCAGCTGCaggggggcggcggggcggggggcgcagGGCAGCGGGgagcggcccggcccggcgggcggacccggccccgccgctcccgacATGGCGGCGCCGCGCGGCCGCCGctccggggcggggccggccggggATGGCGTCAccgcccgcggccgccgccagggggcgcccccgccccgccgccgccccggggcggccccgccgcgaTGGGAACGGGAGAGCGGGACCGGGGGCGGGaccgggggcggggccgcgcgggCTCCGGGCATCCCCCGCACCGGGACCACCCCAGCGCCTCCCCACACCGGCACCGCCATCCCCGGGCGGGTTTATTTTTGTCTCGGCCCCGCGGCGCCGAGACCGGAGCTGGGGGTTGAGCACCCCCACACCACCGCTGCCCTCCCGGGGCCACCCCGGTGCCCGGGCAGCGCCGTCCCGGAGTGAAGCGGCGGGTCCGGCCCCGGAGTGCGGGGTCAGCCCTCCACCCGGGGCGCACACGGGCAAATCCCGGCTGGGGATGCCGGGGCTCGGAGCAGACGGGATGGGGACGGTACCGGTACCGTGGCGGGTCCCCCGGGGCCGGCCCGAGGGGGCTGAGCCCGTACAAACTGCTGGCAGCCGCACACCGGTttttaagtctttttttttttaataaaacaatcGGAGTCTGTATCAAAAATTTAGTAAAAAATTAGATTTGAGAGTTCACcgattttttttaaactattaaCTATTCCTGGcgctctttttttcttttctttttctttttattatttttttaaaacttttttatcttttccaaCAGTGTCCAGGCTGGAGTGCCAGCGTGAGGCCAGCGAGGCCATTCCTGCACAGTCCCAGGGAGCAGCCGGGACAGAGAACACACCCTACTCTCATCAAAACACCCCACGGGGAGGGGGTTTTGCTTCAAATCGACCCCCCCAACCCTGGTGCTCGCTGGGAAGCAGAGAAGTTGGTCGTGGCACAGGGCTCGGCTCATCCTTCCGAGAGCATTCCCTACCCtgctcagccatgggcaccccaggccaggctgaCCCAACTCATGACTATTTTATGATGCGTGAGAAAGATAGGATTtctttgattaaaaataaaataaaaatgataaaagaatcaaaccccaaaccaagAAGCTGATCCACCCCAAGTGGAGGAGGAAGGGGCTGGCTGGCCCCGCTGACCAGCCCGTGGAGCTcgcctgcagcacagcactgccctccccctccccaaaaactACACATCCCAGTTTAGGTAAACAGCAGATTAAATGTAAAAACTTAAACCATCAACTTCAGAAAGTCCCttgaatttaattatttttaggCTACCTTTCATGTTACGTCCTGTAGCTAGACACACGTGAATAGAAAAAACAGTACAGTTAGTGTTAAAGGCAAACAGCGGAGACCCAGAGTGCTACCccagtgctgcctgctcctcccGACCCGGCCCGGCCCGACCCGTCCCGacccccctccctgcccaccgcccggccccggccgaAGCCCAGCCGCCGGGAAGGCGTCTTGGAGCcgagaaattttttttttctatgaataaaataaaaccaaagcttgttaggcaaaaataaaacaagtgtCCCCCCGAGTCCCGCGAGCGCTGCGGTGCGGCGGGCGCAGCCGGGGAGAGCCTGCTGGGGAGCGGGCTGGGCTTTCGTGTTCCCGGCTGGCGAGGGGGCTGCCGGCCCACAGACAGCACCGGTGTGGAGCTGGAGGCCCCTTCTCCCCCGAGAGCCTCCTGTTTGTTAAGGGGGCACGTAGGGCGGTGGGGACCTGTACGGGGTCATGTTCTTCGGGCGGGAGCCTTTCCCCTCCATGGGGGCGGTGAAGGGGGGGGGAGGCTGGTAGGGCGGCGCGTTGGGGTCCTCGTCCCGCAGCGGAGTGTACTCCCCGATGGTGTCCTGGTTCAGCGGCGTGGTCTCCGGCATGCTCTGGTTGGGGTACTCTGGAGGGGGCAGTGGGGCTTTCTCCTCCTGGAGGATGAGGGGCATGCTGGAGGACGGTGGGGGCTTGGAGTCATCCAGCTCGTCGGCGAAGATGATGGGCACGCCTTTCTTAATGAAGGTGGCCTGGTCTTCGATGGTCAGCTTGCCTTTCCTCTTCTTGCGGTAGCAGATCATGGCGATGATGCCAGCCACGAGCAGGATGGCGGCCACCACCACGGCAGGGATGACGGTATGCAGGTACACATCGTCCTCGCTGCTCTTCTCGGGGTCTTTGCCTGCTGCCACCGTTGGCGTGGCCTCTGAGATCACCCTGCCATCCTTGGTCACGGGGACAAACTGgatgtgcctgcagctgccgGAACCAACCACAGACACATTCAGAGGCTTGAACTCGGGCTGCAGGACATTGGAGAAAGCTGGGCTCGGCCTGCCGGAGTCGTCCGCAATTTTTTTGCTCAAAGTCCGGATCTGCTCCCGAGGGCAAGGCTCCAGGGGCAGTGTGTTGTTGGTCCACTCCACTACGATGGAGCCTTTGGCGATGTCCTGCACTGTGattgtgctgctgttcctgtcgCCAAATGCCAGAGCCAGCTTCTTCACCAGCATGATCTTCTTATGGATGTCATTCACCACTGCATTATGgtccccttccagcctggccttgaacttCACCGGAGCCTTGTCTCCATGTGGGCGCTTGTGGACATGGATTTCAAAGGCATCCACGGCAAAAAGCCCGCCCTTGTCAGTGGCATACATGAAGTACTCGTGCTTCCCAATGTGGTTGTGGTCTGGCATGCCATACATGAGCTGGCTGGTGCTGTTGAACTGCACCCATGAATTCTCCTCGATcatctgctgctccttcagcttcAAGGTCAGCTGCAGCTTGTCAGTGGTAGTGTCCTCCTTGTCGTAGAAGGTATCTGACGGTATCTTAACCTCAAAGTAGGTGCCCTCCCACGCATCGACCCTGTCGATGTGGTTAGTGAGCTTGGGTGGCTCGTTGGGCTCCCAGGGCCGGGGCAGCCCGCTGGCGGTGGTGCGCACGCGGGATGGCGGAGAGGCCGTTGTCAGCTTGGAGATGGGCGATCTGGTTGTGCTGGGGGGCTTTGTTGGACGGGGCGTTTTGGGCCTGCGAGTGGGCCTTCGTGTTATTGCCGTGGAGGAATCTGTCGTGGACGGGGTGGCTGGCTTCAGGGTGGAGACTCTTGGCTTCTTGGTGGTCGTTGAGGGTGGTGTGATCACTGCTGTGGGCTCTACGTACCCAGGCATGGTGGG
Proteins encoded in this window:
- the DAG1 gene encoding dystroglycan 1; translated protein: MTVGCLLQAPVLGRTWLPVLLLAASAHCHWPSEPAEVVRDWENQLEASMHSALSELREAVPAVVGIPDSSAVVGRYFRVSIPTELIASNGEVVQISEAGKDSLPSWLHWNAESSSLEGLPLDTDKGVHYISVTTLQPFPNGSYVPQTTNVFSVEVHQEDHNEPQSVRAAVQDTSDTAPFVCGSEEPVTILTVILDADLTKMTPKQRIELLNRMRSFSEVELHNMKLVPVVNNRLFDMSAFMAGPGNAKKVVENGALLSWKLGCSLSQNSVPNISKVEAPAKEGTMSARLGYPVVGWHIANKKPHLPKRMRRQINATPTPLTAIGPPTTAAQEPPTRIVPTPTSPAIAPPTETMAPPVREPIPLPRKPTVTIRTRGPIVQTPTLGPIQPTRVAEGTGTATVPIRPTMPGYVEPTAVITPPSTTTKKPRVSTLKPATPSTTDSSTAITRRPTRRPKTPRPTKPPSTTRSPISKLTTASPPSRVRTTASGLPRPWEPNEPPKLTNHIDRVDAWEGTYFEVKIPSDTFYDKEDTTTDKLQLTLKLKEQQMIEENSWVQFNSTSQLMYGMPDHNHIGKHEYFMYATDKGGLFAVDAFEIHVHKRPHGDKAPVKFKARLEGDHNAVVNDIHKKIMLVKKLALAFGDRNSSTITVQDIAKGSIVVEWTNNTLPLEPCPREQIRTLSKKIADDSGRPSPAFSNVLQPEFKPLNVSVVGSGSCRHIQFVPVTKDGRVISEATPTVAAGKDPEKSSEDDVYLHTVIPAVVVAAILLVAGIIAMICYRKKRKGKLTIEDQATFIKKGVPIIFADELDDSKPPPSSSMPLILQEEKAPLPPPEYPNQSMPETTPLNQDTIGEYTPLRDEDPNAPPYQPPPPFTAPMEGKGSRPKNMTPYRSPPPYVPP